CCATGGAAGGGGATGTCCAGTGTATCTATTATAATCCGGCTGGCGTGGCGACCGTTGTCAACCGAGCGGCCAGTTTTACCTACATGAAACATCTGTTGGATTTTAATTTCGGCTTTGTCGGTTTTGTTCAGCCCCATCTCGGCCCAGGCAATCTGGGGGTAGGCTTTTCCTTTATGGATTATGGGGATTTTAAAAGAACCGACGGCAGCGGCGCTGTTTTGGGAAATTTTTCCGCCAACAGCCTGAGTCTGACCGCTACCTACAGCCTGCAGCCGGTGGAAAATTTCAGCATCGGCCTTTCCGCAAAATACATCCGTGCGGGCATTGAGACCTACACGGCGGATGCCGTGGCTGGAGACGCCGGAGTGCTCTATTCTTTTCCCCAATGGATGCTGACACTGGCAGCCGGTGTGTTCAACTTGGGCCAGCCCATTTCCGCTTTTATCACCCATAAAGCCGACCTGCCCATGTCCATACGTTTCGGTTTGGCTAAAAAGCTGGAGCATCTGCCGCTGCATCTTAGTTTGACTTTCTACCGCTATCAGAACGAGAAATGGCATGGCGCTCTGGGCGGCGAATTCACCCTGAGCCCGCAGGCCTTTCTGCGTCTAGGCTATGACAACATAGGGCGGGAGCTTGAGGTTGGCGGCAATAAGGATCGTTTTGCCGGCGCTTCCATCGGTCTGGGACTTGTCTGGCGCAGCGTACACATCGATTATGCTCTGTCCTCGGTGGGTGAGTTGGGCACGCTCAATCGTTTTTCCCTCTCCAGCCCCTTTTAACACCTGGTAGAATGTTATGGAAACAGCGGTAACCGTCCCTAAAATTGCAGCGCTCAAGGGCGAGCGAAAGATTGCAGCACTAACCGCTTATGATTTTTGTTTCGCATCTCTGCTCGATGGATCGGTGGATATTCTGCTGGTGGGAGACTCTGCGGCGAATGTATTTTCCGGCGAAGCCACCACCCTGTCCTTCACCATGGAAGAAGCGCTCTATCACTGCCGGGCGGTGCGCCGTGCAGTGCGGCAGAGCCTGCTGGTGGCGGATATGCCGTTTCTCTCCTATCAGGTCAGTCCGGAACAGGCCATGCAAAACGCCGGCCGTTTTTTCAAGGAAGCTCAGGTGGATGCAGTCAAACTGGAGGGCGGCGCGGCGGTGGTGGAGACAGTGCGCAGACTGGTGCAAGCCGGCATGCCGGTTATGGGACACCTGGGATTGACACCGCAGTCTGTGCGTGCGTTCGGCGGTTTTGGGCTGCAGGCTGCTGACGAGAAGGAGGCAGCACGTTTGCTCGCTGATGCGGTTCTGTTGCAGGAGGCGGGTGTGTTCTCCCTGGTGCTGGAAAAAATTCCCGCGACCCTGGCCCAGCGCGTGAGCGAAACGATTTCGGTTCCGACCATCGGCATCGGCGCGGGCCCTTACTGTGATGGACAGATCTTGGTGATTCATGATCTGCTTGGACTTTATGAGCAGTTTAAACCCAAATTCGTTCGTCGCTATGCCGAATTGGGGCCGGTCATCCATCAAGCGGGTCTGCAATATGCTCAAGATGTGCGGAACGGTACTTTTCCATCAGCAGCAGAAAGTTTCTAGCAGGCGCCCCAGTGAGGGTCGAGCCTCATGCGAACAAGCTATTCCAACATGAATCCCTGACGCCCAACGCCGGGGATTTGCGTTAAGGAGTCCATTTTGAAAATTATTGTCTCGCTCAAAGAGATGCAAAATTCAGCCCTTCGCTGGCGGCGGGAAGGCAAACGGCTCGGTTTGGTTCCG
This is a stretch of genomic DNA from bacterium. It encodes these proteins:
- a CDS encoding PorV/PorQ family protein, producing MEGDVQCIYYNPAGVATVVNRAASFTYMKHLLDFNFGFVGFVQPHLGPGNLGVGFSFMDYGDFKRTDGSGAVLGNFSANSLSLTATYSLQPVENFSIGLSAKYIRAGIETYTADAVAGDAGVLYSFPQWMLTLAAGVFNLGQPISAFITHKADLPMSIRFGLAKKLEHLPLHLSLTFYRYQNEKWHGALGGEFTLSPQAFLRLGYDNIGRELEVGGNKDRFAGASIGLGLVWRSVHIDYALSSVGELGTLNRFSLSSPF
- the panB gene encoding 3-methyl-2-oxobutanoate hydroxymethyltransferase, with the translated sequence METAVTVPKIAALKGERKIAALTAYDFCFASLLDGSVDILLVGDSAANVFSGEATTLSFTMEEALYHCRAVRRAVRQSLLVADMPFLSYQVSPEQAMQNAGRFFKEAQVDAVKLEGGAAVVETVRRLVQAGMPVMGHLGLTPQSVRAFGGFGLQAADEKEAARLLADAVLLQEAGVFSLVLEKIPATLAQRVSETISVPTIGIGAGPYCDGQILVIHDLLGLYEQFKPKFVRRYAELGPVIHQAGLQYAQDVRNGTFPSAAESF